A region of Calditrichota bacterium DNA encodes the following proteins:
- a CDS encoding PQQ-binding-like beta-propeller repeat protein has translation MKPKTILILLLAVLVIFACQKKNSTEPTDENIQPQQDIPWPSLADSPWPMFHHDPQSSGRSPYPGPTKGRISKIVTITQGGSKFTFTTIGPEEHVYLSVGNIWSDSLQDTDGYLFKFDKSGNFIWKVNLDGHDITSSPLIDKDGIIYIGSTDGCFYAINPDGSIKWKFCTESKIECGLRGVNIGLDGTLYFSTIKDFYALNSDGTLKWTLPGFGNAGALISPDGSILYVYSLSSGTLKAMDNNGNVMWDYPFAINPLVDSNGRVYAATSDSTYTVFDEKGEVVWEFSISAHKNWTNDRIDNLTAPTIDKMGNFYFSTDLDLYSLDYSGSLRWIIRGVGGSGLHLICDSAGNVYLISGWANSSDLFSISNSGFLNWKLSLLPEQYIFCGPSISSDGKMYFISLYDGKSQLYVIE, from the coding sequence ATGAAACCAAAAACGATTCTCATCCTGCTGTTGGCTGTTCTCGTGATTTTTGCTTGTCAGAAAAAGAACAGCACCGAGCCGACGGATGAGAATATTCAACCGCAGCAGGATATTCCCTGGCCCTCGCTGGCGGATAGTCCGTGGCCTATGTTTCATCATGACCCGCAAAGCTCCGGCAGGTCGCCTTATCCTGGCCCGACAAAAGGGAGAATTTCAAAAATAGTAACAATCACTCAAGGAGGCAGTAAATTCACTTTTACCACAATTGGGCCTGAAGAGCATGTTTATTTATCAGTGGGGAACATCTGGAGCGACTCACTGCAAGATACAGATGGCTATTTATTCAAGTTTGATAAAAGCGGCAATTTTATTTGGAAAGTCAATCTGGATGGCCATGATATTACTAGCTCACCATTAATTGATAAAGACGGAATCATTTACATTGGTTCTACGGATGGTTGTTTCTATGCCATTAATCCGGACGGATCAATTAAATGGAAATTTTGCACCGAATCCAAAATTGAATGCGGTCTTCGTGGTGTAAACATTGGATTAGACGGCACTTTATATTTTAGCACGATAAAGGATTTTTATGCTCTCAATAGCGATGGAACTCTTAAATGGACGCTTCCGGGGTTTGGGAACGCAGGAGCGCTTATTTCACCTGACGGAAGTATCTTATATGTTTACTCTCTTAGCTCAGGGACATTAAAGGCGATGGATAACAATGGAAATGTAATGTGGGACTACCCCTTTGCAATTAATCCACTTGTCGATTCTAACGGGAGAGTATATGCTGCAACGAGCGATTCAACATACACTGTGTTTGACGAAAAAGGAGAAGTAGTATGGGAATTTTCTATAAGCGCTCATAAAAATTGGACAAACGATCGCATTGATAATCTTACTGCGCCTACGATTGATAAAATGGGCAACTTCTACTTTTCTACTGATCTTGATTTGTATTCTTTGGATTACTCCGGGTCATTAAGATGGATTATACGCGGAGTGGGTGGCTCGGGCTTACATTTGATTTGCGATTCAGCAGGAAATGTATACTTGATATCAGGCTGGGCTAATTCGAGTGATCTTTTTTCAATCTCTAATAGCGGATTTTTAAACTGGAAACTGTCTCTTTTGCCCGAGCAGTATATATTTTGCGGTCCATCTATTTCTTCAGATGGTAAAATGTATTTCATCTCCTTATATGACGGAAAGTCGCAATTATATGTAATTGAGTAA
- a CDS encoding sigma-54-dependent Fis family transcriptional regulator, with protein MAEEKILIADDDESIRVGIAALLEEEGYSVIEAADGEEAWRKLQNEHFAVLLADLKMPGLDGLQLLKKVKKEDLDTQVVIITGQGTISTAVRAMKSGAYDYLTKPVNPERIKSLLPRILEHYRLRVSHEQLQEQIRQLTHYEDMVGQSAAMQEIYRMIDAVADSTANVVLTGESGTGKELVARAIHRKSGRRDKPFIAVNVSALPEQILENELFGHERGAFTGAISEKPGCFEMAHGGTLFLDEIGEMAYDTQAKLLRVLEERRFRRLGGKKELEVDVRIIAATNRNLQQAVQDGHLREDLYFRLCVVEINLPPLRDRIDDIPLLADEFLQLFSRQNKKQISGMAAGFRDALLRYSWPGNVRELKNVIERAVLFTAGNKLNESVLPPHIKAGSADVSRKASMQQISPQEDVLIIPIGATYEEIERQVILETLKKTGNNKTKAAKMLGVSLKTIHNKLNKFK; from the coding sequence ATGGCAGAAGAAAAAATATTAATCGCTGATGACGACGAATCCATCCGCGTGGGGATTGCGGCGTTGCTGGAGGAGGAAGGCTATTCTGTAATTGAAGCTGCGGACGGCGAAGAAGCCTGGCGCAAGCTGCAAAATGAACATTTCGCAGTGTTGCTGGCGGATTTGAAGATGCCCGGGCTGGACGGGCTGCAATTGCTGAAAAAAGTGAAAAAAGAAGATCTCGACACCCAGGTTGTAATAATTACCGGACAGGGGACAATTTCCACAGCCGTTCGGGCGATGAAATCCGGGGCGTACGATTATCTCACCAAGCCGGTGAATCCTGAGCGGATAAAATCGTTGTTGCCAAGAATTCTGGAACATTATCGACTGCGGGTTTCCCACGAGCAGCTTCAAGAGCAAATTCGTCAACTCACGCACTATGAGGACATGGTCGGGCAGAGCGCCGCCATGCAGGAAATTTACCGCATGATCGACGCCGTCGCCGACTCCACCGCAAATGTGGTTCTCACCGGCGAGAGCGGGACCGGCAAAGAATTGGTGGCGCGCGCAATTCACCGAAAAAGCGGCAGACGGGACAAACCGTTCATCGCCGTGAACGTCTCGGCGTTGCCGGAACAGATTCTGGAAAACGAACTCTTTGGCCACGAGCGCGGCGCTTTCACCGGTGCAATTAGCGAAAAGCCCGGCTGTTTCGAGATGGCGCACGGCGGCACGCTTTTTCTCGATGAAATCGGCGAGATGGCATACGACACGCAGGCAAAATTGCTGCGCGTGCTGGAGGAAAGGCGTTTTCGTCGTCTCGGCGGGAAAAAGGAACTGGAAGTAGATGTGCGCATCATTGCGGCGACAAACAGAAATTTGCAGCAAGCGGTGCAGGATGGACACCTGCGCGAGGATTTATATTTTCGTCTTTGCGTGGTGGAAATTAATTTGCCGCCTCTCCGCGACCGCATTGACGATATTCCTTTGTTGGCGGATGAATTTCTCCAATTGTTCAGCCGACAAAACAAGAAACAAATTTCCGGCATGGCAGCAGGTTTTCGTGATGCTTTGCTGCGCTATTCCTGGCCCGGGAATGTGCGGGAATTGAAAAATGTAATTGAGAGAGCAGTGCTGTTCACAGCAGGCAATAAACTCAATGAAAGCGTTTTGCCTCCTCATATTAAGGCCGGAAGCGCTGATGTTTCTCGGAAAGCTTCGATGCAACAAATTTCTCCACAGGAAGATGTGTTGATCATTCCCATTGGCGCGACTTATGAAGAAATCGAGCGGCAGGTGATTTTAGAGACGCTCAAGAAAACAGGTAATAACAAAACGAAAGCGGCAAAAATGCTGGGCGTCAGCTTAAAAACGATTCACAATAAATTGAATAAGTTTAAATAA